The Metabacillus litoralis genome contains a region encoding:
- a CDS encoding glycoside hydrolase family 88 protein, with product MVSNQTWVNEAWEKTTIKLKRTSEKIGANFPHASVDGSYQLEAPSWWTAGFWPGLQWLLYRETKENSFKEIAEQCEEKLDSVITDYYKLDHDMGFMWTLTSVARYKLLGEEDSKRRALLVANLLMGRFNSEGNYIRAWNPWHEGEDNSGWAIIDCLMNLSLLFWASEVTGDPRYKHVAKKHGETVLEHFIRKDGSVHHIVRFDPVTGERVEAIGGQGFSPDSAWSRGTSWAVYGLTLLYKHTQEEQYLQAAKNVSHFFIANLPDDSVPYWDFRLPDHITKHRDSSAGAIAACGLLLLGSLVEPSEQRMYKEAGTKILKSLYVNYGAWEDLNEDGLILEGTSHYPEGKNIDVPLIYGDYYFVEGLAMLKGHKQLFWSVDK from the coding sequence ATGGTTAGTAATCAAACATGGGTAAACGAAGCATGGGAAAAGACTACTATAAAACTTAAGAGAACAAGTGAGAAAATTGGAGCGAATTTTCCACATGCAAGTGTAGATGGGTCTTATCAATTAGAAGCACCTTCTTGGTGGACAGCAGGATTTTGGCCAGGACTTCAATGGCTACTGTATCGTGAAACGAAGGAGAACTCTTTTAAGGAAATAGCTGAACAATGTGAAGAGAAACTTGATAGCGTTATTACGGACTACTATAAGCTGGATCATGATATGGGATTTATGTGGACGTTAACAAGTGTGGCAAGATATAAGCTTCTAGGTGAAGAAGACTCTAAAAGACGTGCTCTTTTGGTGGCGAATTTATTAATGGGAAGGTTTAACTCTGAGGGAAATTATATTCGTGCCTGGAATCCCTGGCATGAAGGAGAAGACAACTCAGGCTGGGCGATTATTGATTGTTTAATGAATCTTTCTCTATTATTTTGGGCTTCAGAAGTTACGGGAGATCCACGTTATAAGCATGTTGCAAAAAAGCATGGAGAAACAGTGCTGGAACACTTTATTCGAAAAGATGGTTCTGTTCACCATATTGTTCGGTTTGATCCGGTTACGGGTGAGCGAGTCGAAGCAATTGGTGGTCAAGGTTTTTCACCAGATTCAGCATGGTCCAGAGGAACTTCGTGGGCTGTTTATGGGTTAACGCTATTGTATAAACACACACAAGAAGAGCAATATCTTCAAGCTGCTAAAAATGTATCACACTTTTTTATTGCCAATCTACCGGATGATTCTGTACCATATTGGGATTTTAGATTACCAGATCACATCACAAAGCACCGTGATTCATCAGCAGGAGCAATTGCTGCTTGTGGATTACTTCTTTTAGGCAGTTTAGTCGAGCCTTCTGAACAAAGAATGTATAAAGAAGCAGGCACAAAAATTTTAAAATCTCTTTATGTGAATTATGGAGCTTGGGAAGATCTGAATGAAGACGGATTAATTCTTGAAGGAACAAGTCATTATCCTGAAGGGAAAAACATAGACGTTCCACTAATTTATGGGGATTACTATTTTGTTGAAGGTCTGGCTATGTTAAAGGGACATAAACAGTTATTTTGGTCTGTCGATAAATAA
- a CDS encoding DUF2264 domain-containing protein produces MLTKKRSLMSNPLKTKQDVEDAFRELCDPLKQYYSKGFARIHLGHTSAAYSDSIAGLEGFSRILWGLAPLLAGEDYNENELLEMHLEGIKNGTNPLHDEYWGEITDYDQRIVEMAAFGLALILIPEKIWDPLSEEEKGNFSRWLNQVNHCQAHDCNWLFFSVIVNLGFQNVGLPYHSKKVEENLDRIETFYLSNGWYSDGTDGHVDYYVPFAIQFYSLIYAKVMEDKDPIRSQKYKERAEVFAKEFITWFSSEGSSLPYGRSLTYRFAQSSFWSAAVYAGIEPFSLGVMKGILLRNLRWWFQQPIFNDSGVLTIGYSYPNLVMAENYNSPGSPYWALKSFLPLALHKEHPFWKVEEEPLPEVGKKVVQKEPHMIICRNEMNDHVLAFNSGHLSTNEHTHTTAKYEKFVYSTSFGFSVPRAEWGLPQGAFDSMLALSEGDNLYRVKRHCENYRVEDDYIYSKWKPWNDVEVETWLVSGTPWHIRVHQIKTNRLLDTADGGFALGIEDKKVISELVTKQADQACIASMTWGASGIMSLLGGGNAEFIYPNSNTNILHSRTVIPTIKTRIHPGTSILVSAVFGETEESYYTKWEEAPIIEMDSNRITIKALNKKALEINI; encoded by the coding sequence ATGCTTACAAAAAAACGATCATTAATGAGCAATCCTCTTAAAACGAAGCAAGATGTTGAAGATGCATTTAGAGAATTGTGTGATCCATTAAAGCAATATTATAGTAAAGGATTTGCTCGAATACATTTAGGTCATACAAGTGCTGCTTATTCTGATTCTATTGCAGGCCTTGAAGGCTTCTCACGGATATTATGGGGATTAGCTCCTTTGCTTGCGGGAGAAGATTATAATGAAAATGAGTTATTGGAGATGCATTTGGAAGGCATTAAGAATGGCACAAACCCTCTGCATGACGAATATTGGGGTGAAATAACAGACTATGATCAAAGAATAGTAGAGATGGCTGCCTTTGGTCTAGCACTGATTTTAATACCTGAAAAAATATGGGATCCACTTAGTGAGGAAGAAAAGGGGAATTTTAGTCGTTGGTTAAATCAAGTTAATCACTGTCAAGCACATGATTGCAATTGGCTTTTCTTTTCGGTCATTGTTAATTTAGGTTTTCAGAATGTTGGACTGCCGTATCATTCAAAAAAGGTAGAGGAAAATCTAGATAGAATTGAAACATTTTACTTATCAAATGGCTGGTACTCAGATGGCACCGATGGTCATGTTGATTATTATGTTCCTTTTGCTATCCAATTTTATAGTCTAATCTATGCGAAGGTTATGGAAGATAAAGATCCGATTCGTTCACAAAAATATAAGGAACGAGCAGAAGTATTTGCTAAAGAATTTATCACTTGGTTTTCTTCAGAGGGTTCCTCTCTTCCTTATGGCAGAAGTTTAACATACAGATTTGCTCAATCATCGTTTTGGAGTGCTGCAGTTTATGCAGGGATTGAGCCTTTTTCATTAGGTGTGATGAAGGGGATTCTTCTGAGAAATCTAAGATGGTGGTTTCAGCAGCCGATCTTTAACGATTCGGGTGTGCTTACAATTGGTTATTCGTATCCGAATCTAGTGATGGCTGAAAATTATAATTCACCAGGCTCTCCGTATTGGGCATTAAAATCATTCTTGCCTTTAGCCCTACACAAGGAACATCCCTTTTGGAAAGTAGAAGAAGAACCCTTACCGGAAGTGGGTAAGAAGGTTGTTCAAAAAGAACCACATATGATTATTTGTAGAAATGAAATGAATGATCATGTTTTAGCATTTAATTCTGGTCATCTTTCAACAAATGAACATACACATACTACAGCAAAATATGAAAAGTTTGTTTATTCAACCTCTTTTGGGTTTAGTGTACCACGAGCAGAATGGGGACTTCCCCAAGGGGCCTTTGACTCTATGCTTGCCTTAAGTGAAGGAGATAATCTTTACCGTGTAAAAAGACATTGTGAAAACTATAGGGTGGAAGACGACTATATTTATAGTAAGTGGAAGCCTTGGAATGATGTAGAGGTGGAGACGTGGCTTGTCTCGGGAACTCCTTGGCATATACGAGTTCATCAAATTAAAACGAATAGATTACTAGATACCGCAGATGGTGGCTTTGCTTTGGGAATTGAAGATAAAAAAGTAATTTCAGAATTAGTCACAAAACAAGCTGATCAAGCCTGTATTGCTTCAATGACTTGGGGAGCTAGCGGAATTATGAGTCTTCTTGGAGGAGGAAATGCTGAATTTATTTACCCTAACTCCAACACGAATATTCTTCATTCACGTACGGTTATACCAACGATTAAAACTCGAATCCATCCAGGTACTAGTATTTTAGTCAGTGCGGTTTTTGGTGAAACAGAAGAGAGTTATTACACAAAGTGGGAAGAAGCGCCTATTATAGAGATGGATTCTAACCGAATAACGATAAAAGCTTTAAATAAAAAAGCTCTTGAAATCAACATTTAG
- a CDS encoding heparinase II/III family protein, whose protein sequence is MTLTAEQLSSFIDHNKTLLLFSSKEEQHQWFHSIKSKQSFQSLLDEIKAEVDKLCKEPITELSFFDFTLFRETGSRLEYEKHYFTKRKRLNTFAIMCLLEPDQPIYLKELHEVIWSICNEYSWCLPAHLKDRPEMLEESDFLTLAEQPHYTIDLFSAETAFALSEIYRLTEDVLDPLIKKRIVQELHKRIFIPFQHQSYFWETSTHNWASVCACSIGAAGLHLLNDETLLAGILKRVLNALQYYLKGFNDDGGCLEGYGYWQYGFGFYVYFADLLKVKTAGNVDLFDQKKVHKMALFQQKCFIHKKKVVNLSDSTEEATVFLGLSHYLSRMYPQIEVPKNELRASYSEDHCSRWAPAIRNLLWFDESKRGQEWRDTTYYLNDSQWLISRNNGYAFASKGGHNDEPHNHNDIGHFILQANGETFLKDLGSGMYCEAYFSDKRYEFLCNGSQGHSVPIINNQLQKDGPSYCARIIDQLQQDEEDMLEMDLAKAYEVSELNSLVRRFVWKKVNKPMLVLTDTYTFSSTPDSIVERFITPVLSLSYESDGIVLTGDQSIKISYDSSLLDLTVNEKDFLNHYGEKERFCQLDFSVKELSQLCRVEFEFSFL, encoded by the coding sequence TTGACATTAACAGCGGAGCAGTTAAGTAGTTTTATAGATCATAATAAAACTTTACTTTTGTTTTCGTCAAAAGAGGAACAGCATCAATGGTTTCATTCTATAAAGAGCAAACAGTCATTCCAGTCCTTACTTGATGAGATAAAAGCTGAAGTTGATAAGCTATGTAAAGAGCCAATTACAGAGTTGTCATTTTTTGACTTTACCCTTTTTAGAGAAACAGGTTCAAGACTAGAGTACGAAAAACACTACTTTACTAAAAGAAAAAGATTAAATACGTTTGCTATTATGTGCCTTCTTGAACCTGATCAACCAATCTATTTAAAAGAACTTCATGAGGTGATTTGGAGTATCTGTAATGAATATAGTTGGTGTTTGCCAGCGCATTTAAAAGATAGACCTGAGATGTTAGAGGAAAGTGATTTCTTAACATTAGCTGAACAGCCTCACTATACGATTGATTTGTTTTCTGCTGAAACAGCTTTTGCTCTTAGTGAAATTTATCGGTTAACAGAGGATGTGCTTGATCCGCTTATCAAAAAAAGAATAGTACAGGAACTACACAAAAGGATTTTTATCCCTTTTCAACATCAGTCTTATTTTTGGGAAACATCCACACATAACTGGGCTTCAGTTTGTGCTTGTTCAATTGGTGCAGCTGGATTACATCTGTTGAATGATGAGACGCTTTTAGCGGGAATTTTAAAGCGTGTACTGAATGCCCTTCAATATTATTTAAAAGGGTTTAATGATGATGGTGGCTGTTTAGAAGGGTACGGTTATTGGCAATACGGGTTTGGTTTTTATGTTTATTTTGCAGATTTACTAAAAGTAAAAACAGCAGGAAACGTAGATTTGTTTGATCAGAAAAAAGTCCATAAAATGGCTCTCTTTCAACAAAAATGTTTTATACATAAAAAGAAAGTAGTGAACCTTTCTGATTCAACAGAGGAAGCGACTGTTTTCCTCGGACTTAGTCATTATTTAAGTCGCATGTATCCACAAATAGAAGTGCCTAAAAACGAGCTTAGAGCTTCATATAGTGAAGATCATTGCAGCAGGTGGGCACCAGCTATTCGCAATTTGCTTTGGTTTGATGAAAGTAAGAGAGGGCAAGAGTGGCGAGATACAACCTATTATTTAAACGATTCTCAGTGGCTTATTTCAAGAAATAATGGCTATGCTTTTGCCTCTAAAGGTGGTCACAATGACGAACCTCATAATCATAATGATATCGGCCACTTTATTCTACAAGCTAATGGTGAAACCTTTCTTAAAGATTTAGGAAGTGGTATGTATTGTGAAGCCTATTTTAGTGATAAGAGATATGAGTTTTTATGTAACGGTTCACAGGGACATTCGGTACCAATTATTAATAATCAATTGCAAAAAGACGGCCCTAGCTATTGTGCGAGAATAATAGATCAGCTCCAGCAGGATGAAGAAGATATGTTAGAAATGGACTTGGCAAAAGCATATGAAGTTTCGGAGTTAAACAGTTTGGTAAGGAGGTTTGTTTGGAAGAAAGTAAATAAACCTATGTTAGTATTAACAGACACTTATACTTTCTCTTCAACTCCGGACTCAATCGTAGAACGATTCATCACTCCCGTTTTATCATTATCTTATGAATCTGATGGAATTGTATTAACTGGTGACCAAAGTATTAAAATTTCATATGATTCTAGTCTACTTGACTTGACGGTGAATGAAAAAGATTTTCTTAATCATTATGGTGAAAAGGAAAGGTTTTGTCAGTTGGATTTTTCTGTGAAGGAACTGAGTCAATTGTGTCGAGTGGAGTTTGAGTTTTCCTTTTTATAA